The Alnus glutinosa chromosome 1, dhAlnGlut1.1, whole genome shotgun sequence region AAGACTTCCTCCTTTCTTCCAATCTCACCACCGAAGTTCGTTCTACCACCGTGAACATGAAAGTCTTGGCCTCCACGCAACACCACCGCTCCATAGCTCACCACTCACTCCTGAAAGTAACAAAATTCTGATTCTACTCCTTCCCAAAGACCCTCATGCGCCACCCCCACACTCACGTGCTATACGCTAACCTTTTGATAGTTTCTGTTCATTCTATACACTAACCGCCACCCCCCACACTCACGTGCTATACACTTCTTGCCCCAGACATTTGgcattcttttgttattttaaatgctCTTTGTGGGTTTTGTGCTTTAGGGCTTAAGTCCTTCTGggtttctttctccttttttgggctgtttcttttttgctttttagttaGGTGCTTTCTCTTGCATATTTTCAATGTACTTAGaagcgctttacgcttttaataagactagtttattacttatcaaaaagaaagaaagaacgaaaaaaaaaaaaaaaaaaaaaaaaaaaaaaaaaaaaaaaaaaaaaaaaaaccagtaattagaaaaattaactcaaatcttaaacaATCTAATCTTGGTTTTATGTGTTTATCTTGTAATATGTATATACATtcattacacacacacatatacatacataaaccCACTCAAATacacaaatatacatatatctatATCCAAATtgacaattacaataatttaagTTATATCTACGAGCTGCTGCTCAATCAATTAGttatgaaataatttatattcatTGGAATAGTGGATTGGAGCACAATTCATCAGCTAAACTAATAGAatgtatagttttttttaagcCCCATCAACTAATAGTCGTTTTCACCTTAGCTCTAAAATTGACAAATGTAACATTTGGATACATCAAATTACTAATTTGTGTCAAAAACACCCCTCCGTCAACGTCATCCGTTATGTTGGATAGAAAAGTGTTCAAGTGCCTTGCATGTGACCTTTTTCACCACAATTCCACAAATACCCCCACTTTTACCCCATGAAATACCAAAATTACCCATCAATTCGGGACATGGGCCAAGGACTTTTTAATggactaaaataccaaaatcaaTCTTAACTATGCAATTATGGGACGCAAATGCCCATGAACATTTGTGTGCAATTACTGATATACCCTGCAAAAGACGAAGCTTTATAAAAGGATTAACCTAAGTCAAATCTTCCTCCCTCATCCTTATCCAAAGAACACCTTCTGAAGAAATGACCTAAGTTAAAACATGTGTGAAGTCTGAAGAACATCGTTGTTTTTTAGGCAAGTCTACgctataaaatttcaaaatttctcaaacctactaaaaaaaaaacatgatctTGAAATGAAGGGCTTTTTTCCCGAACATTGTGATGATTGGAAGCATACTTATGCTATTTTTAAGTTGTTACATGTTATCTATATGATATTCAGACGGTTTGGTCTATTAAGCGAAAACGACTCGAGCTTATAGtcaagtagaagaagaagaatagataACCCTAATTGAATCACTTGACTAATCAACAAGGAATAGATAACTCTAATTGAAGAGTGAAGTTAGTACAGCCTCAATTCATTCACAAGATCTAAAGCTCAGGTCCGAAGCTAGGTCTATCTGCTGCACAAGTCAAGCTACGAGTATACAACTGTTTCAGTCTCTCACCTTTTTCATGCAAATTCATGACATTTAAAACCAGGCTCAAAGCTTGGCCTGGAGCTTGTTTGTGCAATAATCTAAGGAGAACTGTCAAGCTCAACCCTTGGACTGCAGTGTGCCTGGTTCCATGAGATGAGCCAAACAACTCTAAATTTTTAGGTAGAAAAAGACCAGATATCTGACGGGGAGGGAGAAGAGGAGTCTAGGGTTTTGAAAACCTGCTTTTTCGAAGTTTGTTTTCAGTTATTTTGCATTAATTTAGAATCGAAGCTTGAGCACTGGGCAAAAACTATGATTGCATCATATGAGTCTAGACCAAAAGAACTCGAGTCGAGTCTGATTAAATTTCTCATGAAAAAGGAACAGATGTGCTTTGTTGGAGAAAAGGGAGGAAGCATCAAGGTGGAGGAAAACATTGGATTGGTAACAAATAAAGCAGTTcatattgtagtttaatctgAGCTCGTCCAAGCTCATTCACCAGATTTAAAAGTATGGGCAAGAGATATTGCTTCACAAATTAATCACACAGCAAAATCTAAAATCTAGGCTCACAGACTTGTATAACACCCATTTAATGAAAGCGAGGAAAAGAGGTTCGGGGTGGTTGGTGTTTGGGGTCTTaggttgtgaaaaaaaaaaaaaaaatagagctgCTCAAAGGTAGGTTGCTCTCATctcattcaatatatatatatatatatatatatatatatatatatataagtaatagaaatatcattaaaagtgcaaaGTCATGCACATACGAAGTGTACAAGAGAAACGCCTATCTAGAAAGAGAAAGTTTGTTCAAAAAGAATTAGAAGAGGCCTATATTTCCTTTGTACATGAGTTAATCGTGGAGAAATCCAAGTTCAGAGGCAGTGGCTCACAAACAAGAATAATAATACCCCTTTTGCAAACTATGCATCCTAATATATCGATATACAAAAACCACACTGAATTGCATCAAAACTTAAAACATAATGTCAGTTTGGGGTCAAATCAACAGAATTTAAAGCAAGCCCAAGCAAGCTTAAAGCTAACAGGCTAAGCTTGAAGATGACTTCTTTTTTATCACATTTTGACTCAGTATGAACTGCCACAAACAATCAATTGATGCTTTATGACCAGTAGGGCAATCGAATAACCCCCATTCCAGTCTCATCCTTCTTCCCTACGATACTACCTCTTTTTTCACACGAGGCATTCATATCCAAATATTAGAAACATCATCTGAAAGCTACAAAACCTAAGTATAAACTTTTTCAACAAAAGCACCAATTAGTCCCTCTGCATATCCGCCAAGGCAGAATAACCCAGAATTTGACAATGTACAGCCAACACTATCCACAATGAACGCAATAATCAGAAAAGCATGGCTGCATCTGGTACTAGTGAATTGGGTAAAATAAAACCGGAAGCCccaatcaaaattttattttattttggggtGGAGGAGTCGGGTTTTAGGACAGGAAAAATTAGAACAGAATCATAAATAATCGTGAACCCCATATGCAGAAACACAAAACTGAAATAGACGAATCAAGAAATTATCCTAGAAATCAAAACAACAACCGCCATTAGCATTGACCCAATAATCCGCAAATTCCATATACCATTAAAACAACGAACATCCTAGAGAACATGATCCAGTTTCATACAAaacttgtaataaaataaaaaaacacagatCCGATTAACTCATCTCCAAAGGCATCAGTCCCGGCGGGCCTTGAGGCGCTGGTTGAGCTGCTCGATCCTGACGACGAGAGCGGTGACGGAGTAGAGGAGCCAGTAGAAGACGAGGGCGGCGGCGATGAGGAGGGCGTTGCGCTGGCTCTTGATGATGGATTTCTGGTGGCGGAGGTACTCGGCGGGCGTGCACGACTCCGGGGTCTCGCAGCTGGGGCGTGTCTCGTACTTCCAGTAGATATCCATCAGAAGAAACAGACAGAAGGGCACCACCGAGAGGAATGGCTTCAGAAGGTTCCTAGTCACAGCGATCAGCCCCTTCCTGAGCCCGTCCAGCCCAGGAATAGTAAGCAACAACACCATGATCGCCTCCGCCGCCGCGGCGTACCCCAGCACCACCCACTCCAGTGCCATTTCCTCTAGATCTGGGTTTCTTGCTTTCTGGGATTTCTGTTTCTGGGTGCTTTTCTTACAGAGCAAGGAGTTGAGTTTCCTGgcggtggagagagagagagagagagagagagagaggccctGACTCCTCCTGAGCATGTAAAGTGTAATTAGGGGGATACGTGGAGGTCTTTTTGATAAACAGAGTGTACATTGTTTGTGCTACAGATGGCAGCCACAGAATGGTCAAACATTGGGCTCAGAGACTTTaggactttttttctttttctttttctttttctttttttaaagtagaacttttatttgtatttgaatCATCTCCCGTTTATTTGAACCGGAAATTACCCGATCcttgtaaaagtaaaaataaattttgtgaagaaaaatgtaaaaggaTTATTTTATCCTTACTTTTATAAAGACCAGATATTTCGTTTTATTTAGGTTGTGGACCTGTGGTTGATTTCGAGTCTGTCCAACCTCAAAAGGATGGGCCTTTTCTTAATGGGCCTGAGGGATGCAGAAAAGATATACACTTCGGGCCCCTTGAATTACGATCTGTCCGAATTTGTGATTTTGAAATGCACTATTTAAAAGtgagatttttaaaattacagtttaatcTTTAGaataatatgtttttaaaaacacacttcattgcatgcgatttaaaaatacaaatttttctatatttttagcattataattttttaaaaataccctTTCAAACCATACATTTTCtacaacttaatttaaaattacagaTTCAGTATGCAACTTCTAATTAAAATTGAATCAAGTTGTGTGCTACCAGGTGCAAAATATGGAATTGAAATTATACTCCTATATGGAGTTCTATCCAACTTATATGTtagtaattaattttgaaattatagtAATTGCTCAATATGAGAAGGATAAGTAAATAATTGGGAAAAAGTACGCATaccctcctcaaactactactctaTTGTCAATGTGCCTcaaaactattaattgtgtaAATGTCCTccctaaattaccaaaaaaatgtcaatgtccccctaaagtcaataaaatataaaaataaccttaaaaagtttcaataagacaaatatatttttattttttttttaataaaaaaaacattttttttttaaaaaaaataaaacaattttttttttttttaagattgaaaaaaaaaattaaaaaaaaaacgagaatAAAAGGAAACTCCAAAGGGGTGACCCaataagatggacacgtgtcgccatcttattggcgacacgtggcgctgacgtgtagagctaacagattccgtcaaagtTGTGGACGGAAAATTGACTCaaggagtaaaacgtaattattgcatagtacagggacctcccataaacttttaaaactataaggagtgaaaaataattatggcataccacagggaccaacggtgcaattatcccaaaaaaaaaaatgaaaaaccttggttttttattttcttatttgttttttaatttttaattttttttgttttgtttttgtttccttttttctgtaattttaagaatttttataattttatgaatgatatttttatcattgaaaaaatattgacacaattaatagtttgagaGATATTAACAATTAGGTAGTAATGTcctcaaggggtagctcaatcggctagaGATCACACCTCATGAAAcggaggtcactaattcgaattcTTCACCCACTTCTTACGTggacatgaaaaaaaaaaaaaaaaaaaaaacaaaaacagttaGGTAGTAATTTAGAAATGTAAGATGCGAAACTACAGCACCCACACCACGATACCAATGCATTATGATTGGGGGTAAGATGCCCATTGAGTTCATTTTACAGGATAAAAAAGAAGGGATGCCTATCACCTAACTGTTTTTGCACATATGTAACAactgattttcaaaaaaaaaaaaattagaaaacttcATTTAACTCATTTGAATGGTCGTCGTTTTGTAATTatccttttaaattttaaaaaatttcaatttagtgtattcattttttattttattttattttatttttttcaatttcaccaatttgttaggattttccgCTATATCCTATCACAATTCCCAAAATAAccctgtttttctttttcttttcttttctttttttaaaaaaaaaaaaagaaagaaaaaaaaaaaatctaagattCAGACgtggtatttttgtaaattcaatcAAATCCTGACTAACActtaaatccttacaatttttttttctctatgaaaataggggtattttgaaaattttaacatcaatctattaggatttaacaaaaaatctaaaCGTaggggtgaaattaaaaaaataaataaaataaaaaatgaatacactaaatttagAGAGATAATTACAAATGTAATTGAGCTCAAGGTTAAAGTGAAGTTTCCTAACTTCAAAAACTGCCATGGGAGCCCCAGATGTGCAATTTGTGGTAATTAACTAGCTGAACCAACTggctaggggtgaaaatgcggttgcggttagtggttattggccaaaaccgctaaccgcaaccGCATGAGCGGTTAGCAAAAACTGCCAACCgccaaccaatttttttttttttttttttttgcctaaacCAAAATGGGTATCTTTGTGATAAATGACTTTCAAATCTTCGATGTAGATGCTGGCTAGAGACaataacataaaacaaaaaatcaaaagtaaGCCTAAAGTTtggacacaaaatcaaaaaGTTAAGGGATGGAGAATTCACATGGAGATCATAGAATAATGgctataaaacaataaataaatgaaacatCATATAGTCTTCAATACAAAGACCCACagaaaatttctttcaaaaaatctATAGAAAAATCAATCAAGCTCATCCACATACAAAACTCAGATCGATCTTCTTCAAAATTTAAcattaaagcacaaaaactcAACTAACCCAAGAAAGGAAACAGGGAGAGAGAATGGAGATTCAGACTTGAACTTAAAAGTGATACATGGATGAGGGATGCCTAGATCTACTGACCGCGTCGACGGATCTAGCTGCGAGAGAATCTCTGTCAATTGCGCAGGATATTCCGTTGTTCGGCTTGAGGAATAAGCTGAGGAAGGCGGAGGAGGAAGCGAAGGAGATTGTGAGGGAAGGGTTCGTTGCAGCGGAGAAGGGGATCGAGTTTGTGGAGAGAGGAATTGTGAAGGCAGAGAAAGGAATCAAAAGGGCGGAGAAGGGGATTGAGACGGCATAGAGGGAGATCGAAATGGCGATGAACTTTGGAGGAGTTGTGAGGATTTTGGTTGCTACTTCGATTGTgaatgagagagtgagagaggagGGTGTGCAGCGCACACTAAGAGTGAGAGAGCCAAAGAGATATTTTGTTTAGACTTAAAACCTAattcaaaacgacgttgtttcatatataaaatataataataataataaaggcgaTTAGCGGTCATAGCCGCTAACCACCTCTGTAAAAATCACTAACAACTCCAATAGGACGGTTTTTAAAGCAGTTTTAATAGTTTTACGGTTGTACGGTTAGCGTTATAGGCGGTTAGCAAATGGTTATTTCACCCCTACAGTTGGATACCCTAAGCGAACAAGGATCCTCGCCATGTTGGTAATTAAATCATGTCTCCCAAAATCCaaaccttcaattttttcaccTCTTCCAACAATTAGTCTCGATCTCATCAATTTGTTCATCTTGATTATCACTATATGTTCTTATCCTTCCTGCGTTAAGCAGAAGATAACAACATTCTCATCCTTCTTTtaactttcttatttttttttggaaaaaattaattttcttttcctagTTGACTTATGAAAAAGGTTACATGGGAGATCATTACCACTCCTGATCCAAAAGGAAGAAGTAGCTGatcctataaaagaaaaaggggtggGCTCTCCAACAATAGACCCAGAACAAACCAAAACAGTGCTAAAAATATATACGAAAAGTAGAAAATGAGACAAATaaatgatttggtcatttcaATGGGCCGCACAATGCGGTTTCATAAGCCGAAGAGGTACATAATAAGACAAGCGTATCTATACCCCCACTTAGGATCAAAACAACCACCCAAAGGAGATTGAAGTGGTAAAAACACTGTTAAAGCTTGAATCTAAAactacagaaaagaaaaacaccaacacaaattcaaatacaagaGTCTCCCCTAAAATGAGACAATAACCTaagcaacataaaaatatataagcaAATAAATAGCAAAAATGCCCAAAAATAAGCAAATCCAGCGACTAGCAGTGCAAAGGACGACCGGCCCGGCGCCGACGAGCCACGCGCCGGCGCCTGATAAGTTACTATTGCTCATATTTGACCTCCCTTCGATAGTGTTTGgcattaaaataaatgaaaagttgtGCACGAAActtatattaaattatcacttatctcaaaTAGCTTATGCGGataggaagatgtaaatttaattaatattttaacaaactctccctcacgtgtgggctcaaactcccttCTAATAGGTGATGTCaaacacattgaatatttaattaaaaatgagagTGAATGACTGAGACAATGTTTGAACTCAGGACCTTTTGGTcttaataccatgttaaaccaCTACTTATCCTAAAAGGTTAAGCCGATAgaaaaaggtaaatttaatcaatattttaacacaacttacacataattttattttttttttactgaaaaTGTCCAAATTACCTTtcagccaaaaataaaaataaaaataaagagttgaAGGCATAATTGACAATTAAGCAACCCTTCAAGACGACGCCACCCCTAAATTAATCTTTTGGAGGTTGCCAAGCCAACCTCTCTGTCAAATGGGTGATTTGGCCacccaaaaatcaattttagGGGTGGTCAAACTACCCCTATGAATCCTTatctctctcatttttattttatttttatattcttttcttttttaatttaatttaatttaattttttttttaaaaaaatgtggagATCAAATATGATATTCAAACTCCAAAAAATAGAGTATTTTGGGGCATTTCAAATAtctcatatcttttttttttttgttgttgtcttGTTTAATGTGCGTCATTTTCCTTCCATTAATTTAATGCCAAACGCTAAAATTAAAACTAGAAGAAAATGGTAAGACATGAGAATTAATGATAGTTTTGGAGCTATCTGCAAATGGCATGTCAGATCATGAGGAGCAAGTGTAAGTGTAattttcatctttcttcttcttcttcttcttcttcttcttcttcttcttcttcttttttttttttttttttttttttttttttttttttaatccataatttggtttaattaagtcattataaaatttataatataaatttataactTTGGAGTCATAGTTTTGGCCATTTAAGAATTTTACTTTAAAGAATTGTACATCTTAATTAGTTGAATTTCCTcaatcaaactttcaatttaggtGAGAGAGTAGAACAATCtcataagtaaaaaaatttaggcACCAATTGGCAAATTTCATATTCTTAAAAGCAAAGAATGCTCTCACATTTACTATGAATGTAATGACAGTTATTATGGTTCATTTGGATATAAAAATGAGTtcagaaaaatgttttctttattttagggaaaaatgctCAAACGGTCCATAAAGTATGACCATTTATCAATTCGTTCTTTAAAGTTTAAGAGTTATCAATTTCATTCTTATGTTCTCCTGCTGTtgaatttttaacttttttttggcCATAGATGCAACAtcggaaaaatatttttacacaACACAATTATACAATACAAAACACATGGGATGTGACCCACCATATGGGTTATACTCTATGTGTCTtgtgttgtgcaccaatcacaactcatagaatattaaataattaaaagatgaCATGTCAAAACAATGCAGTCAGCGCGCCTACATCAGCCAAACGTCACGCTGGACTGCTATATCATAAACGTGTCAAcccataataataaaaataaaaaaataaaagtgaaaaatacaTTAGTTTAACATTTATAAGCAGCGGTAGTGGATTGCTCAACCTGATTGATAACATTTATTTGCAGTATGACATGGTTTTAAGCAAACCTGAGAGGGTTGATGGACAGTGATCGAGGAGGAAGCTGTGTCTTTTGGTGGCAGTGAGAAATTTTGGCGGGTAGTGGAAAATGGGAAATATTGAATGTTGGGAAATATTCTCAGCAATTAGTAAATGGGCCTATTTAATTCATACAAACCCATTTACTTatattaatcttgaaaaaccaATTACATTATAAGGTAAAAGGCTAAAGCCCATCAAGAAACAATTTCACAAGAAACTAAAAGTATTTTGGAAGCATCAAATTCCGAGATACTCGGATTGTATGGATCCTAGGTAGGCCGGAAAAAAATCTCGGAGTCAAGGAATCAGTTCTTACCTTATTCAGAGTGAACAGTTGAAATTCCATCTATAAATAGGTGCAAACCACCGGGTATTCTTCagatgatttttattattatacagACTTGATTTGAATTCTCCTCAAAAGACTAACTTAGGTATTGGAGTGAATCCGGTTGGCCCCCAACAAACTTTTttgatatttattgttttgcagaAGAGAAGACATGATTTCACAAAATCTTGTTTTATCATACCGAAAACTATCTCAGCATTGAAGTTGTGTGGAATTGCCTGATATTTCGTCACAAATCCGTTTACATTGATCAATCCTATTCCATCAAAATATACAGGAGAATgtttgaattacaaatatacataaatcaacatcctatatatatatatatatatcctctgTCATCATCTCTTGTTTGAAGTCTCGTGTGATTATCTGCTTGCTGATATATGCTTATTGTGTGTTTGAACTGTTTGAGAATCATCTGCTTGCTAACATGCATTAACAGCTACTGATCCaataagcctatatatatatagccctcTATTGGATGATCAGTTGAGACACCTTTAGAGAATTACATAACAATCTGAGTGATTGTGTGTTCGGCAGTGataatctctctctcagtgtGTGTTTTTTAGTGCTCTTAGACTGTGAGTACGTTTGTGATTTTTACTCTAGCTAGTTATTCTAGTGGTATACTCTACTGCCATAAGGAAAAAGACGCTAAAGAATCACGTGGAATAACAACGAAACAATTCAAAAGCAATGCAAGTGAGGTACTATTTTTATTCCGTCGTgctattttaattttctaacaAGTGGAAACTAGTAAAGAGTCTAGACCCAACTGATGATTAAATCTAGAGTCATCCAGAAGACTAAGAGGAACACAAAAGCAACCCTAGTTTCTTGTATGCTcactttattttcttggtcttgttTGTCACTATTGCTGTCTCACCTTCCTGCATCTTATTGAGTACTTCACATTGAAGAGATAATTATTACCAGGAAGCTTCCCCTAGctactttttataattttattgttgTAATTCTCCAAGTCATATTTTAGTACCAGAAACCTTTTGCTTTTTGAAAGGTAAAGGGTATAGAAAGTCAAGGCTATTTACTCATTTGGCTGACTATAATTAAACAAAATGTTTCTGCTAGCTTCTAAGTCACTGTTCACAACAATGACATTCAATTTTgaagaccaaaaaaaattaaaaaaaaaaaaacttttatattGTGGTTAGGTTGGgacaaacaagaacaagaaattaatgaacttatatttgtttttttttttcctggagcTTTTCTAGTGGCCTTAGTGTTGGATTTCAATGGCTAGCTAGTAGATATATTCAACGattatgttttatataattAGCTAATTAAGCTTATCAAATGTGATACATAATGTTTCCACAAAATGCAAGATCTATAATACATTAAAGACATGGCAATTATATGGCTGACAGATTTTCTCCAATGGAATTGGCAAAGGAGGCTTGCAGGactcccttcttctttttttgggagCTACAATACAGAAAGGAGGGAGAGATCAAGAAGGGTCTTTTCCGGTCTTGATTCTTACAGCAGACAAGAAAGGGAGGGAGGTGGAAATACTTCCATAACAACGATGAGAAGGGGTCAAATTGGCAACGTACGTTATGTGTCTAGCGATTAGctcttctagaaattttggtcccaaaccaagaagaaaagaattagCTTTGCAAGACTTGATGCAAGAGAAATAACACAAAGATATATGGGGATCCAACTACCGGAATAATTGCATCTTACTTATTTCCCGGATCTAAGggttataagaaaaaaaaggtttttgttaaatcattgctttttctaaaagtttaagtcgatagaaaataataaatttaataatttaattttaagtaatgctatatgcatCCAATCTACCTGAATGAAGTGGGCAGGGGACCActgcatatagcattactctttaattttattttaacactCCCTCACGTGTGAATTCAAACCCTCATTTGATAAATGAAGCCCAGCACCTGAAACATTTAACTGAAATGAAAGGTGAATGAAGAGACAAAGTTGTTGATTTAACATTGTATCAGAGAGACCATGAGTTCAAATTTTGTCTCCTTCATTCACCTCGATGATTCttaatttttatcataattttttcttttttcaatcttctacaacatatatatgtgtgtgtgtgtgtgtgtgtgtgactgACGGCAAACGACGTTAGAGTTCTTACAATGCTAGGGGTGGTATAGGATCGATCAACTTTAGAAAACAAAGGGTGCAAGAGTGTTACTTCAAAATGCGTATATGAGAGAATGCTCTATAgtcattttgaattttgttgctgcaattttttttaacgacCGGACTAGCAATGAATCATGTGCAAGACAAAAGAAAAGTTATCAAGGGGACGGCGGCCAATGTGGTGCTCGCGGAAAACCTCCGATATTTAATTTAGTAAagccatttttaaaaaaataaaactatacaAAAAAGTTAGGTGAAAGAGTCCGTGTTTTGCCTCTGGGATACCCATTTTAATTGGAGAGGCTCCTTATCTAATATAGTAGCATTGATACCAATAAGATGTGATTTTCTTTATAAGGCATGATTTACCATGTTAATCGTATTAATAGCCATTTAAAGATTGATGAGTCTGTATAGTTTTCAAGTGGAGAAGATCCTTGACTTGATTGTGATCTAATGGCTTGATTATTTTCCATGTATATGCTGCTACTGCGATTATTTATGTATCACCAAATTTCATGAAGAGAGCTAATAGTGGAAACCATGTTTTCAATGTTATTAAATCCAAATATATTTGGAAGAATTAGTACTATTAGGCAGATGAACTTGTAGAGTGGTTTTCTTACGagattatctttttctttctttccttcttaaaTATGGCTTTGAAAGTGGAAGGATGTCTATATCATTTTTGGCTAAAGTAGGCATTGATGGGACTCAATAATCGAATCCCCACA contains the following coding sequences:
- the LOC133858691 gene encoding uncharacterized protein LOC133858691, which codes for MLRRSQGLSLSLSLSLSTARKLNSLLCKKSTQKQKSQKARNPDLEEMALEWVVLGYAAAAEAIMVLLLTIPGLDGLRKGLIAVTRNLLKPFLSVVPFCLFLLMDIYWKYETRPSCETPESCTPAEYLRHQKSIIKSQRNALLIAAALVFYWLLYSVTALVVRIEQLNQRLKARRD